In Lautropia mirabilis, one DNA window encodes the following:
- the rplT gene encoding 50S ribosomal protein L20, giving the protein MPRVKRGVTARARHKKVIDQAKGYRGRRKNVYRIAKEAVMRAGQYAYRDRRNRKRVFRALWITRINAAVREHGLTYSVFMSGLLKAEIALDRKVLAELAVNDKPAFSAIVEQVKSTLGTAAA; this is encoded by the coding sequence ATGCCACGAGTCAAGAGAGGGGTTACCGCACGGGCCCGTCACAAGAAAGTCATCGACCAGGCCAAAGGCTATCGCGGTCGTCGCAAGAACGTATACCGCATCGCCAAGGAAGCGGTCATGCGGGCTGGGCAATATGCCTACCGTGACCGCCGCAATCGCAAGCGCGTCTTCCGCGCCCTCTGGATCACCCGTATCAACGCCGCCGTGCGAGAGCATGGCCTGACCTACAGCGTGTTCATGAGCGGTCTGCTGAAGGCCGAGATCGCGCTGGACCGCAAGGTTCTGGCCGAGCTGGCCGTCAACGACAAGCCGGCCTTCAGCGCCATCGTCGAGCAGGTCAAGTCGACGCTGGGTACCGCTGCGGCCTGA
- a CDS encoding DUF1631 family protein, which translates to MSSSIDPSLYPRLHETMADRFGTVVFKLLPDIADALLTHAADGLDTNVAAKLTDTARRLREEAAVRAEIALENFVGLDLNGLAEESSLPSTITDLGVPEPASDVGLLEQILARELANGMRSAFGGSYLYYLRRLESLAQIQLRDDQHPLGARALAMAFILALEPFTHLQPISLHLRPIILSQAVFPLARLLADCDAELRRSGVLAAQQAASLQLSMGGQKGGEHREGALVSTQTQHAEPYTGIFPTEDLRNSFVKHASHQVLNDIRASAVMAANPLSTRHPRLAAHRNATRLPQVEEIERDAVAFAQQHQVAPFSQEARTRFFQKIRQQIIAAGGDTAVLAVIDLVGTLFDYATADKRLPEGARILLWRLQVPAITLASLDAGYLSDDSRSVRRLIEQLAAIAVSYPDEMRPDKPLYQRLQTIVRAVEIVAHAFHIRSQVLTAQVDHEYQRATDGMRRLLSSLSRSRRSSTRQQRRQRNRRDFAHRPSAAREKTVSEDIRRLLDHRLGSSRVPASVRTFLYDVWLRHLRTAVLRDGTDSQSYRLALKVVDDLLWTLGQEGADPHARAELVQSIPPMLNMLTIGIREVGARPESFRTFFDEIFIIHLRRMQGEEGSAVTLIAREAESPTPEVALASGAMDASQAHAQAAGTVQASANVGAASAGGQERGAGHVAVLDARQAETARHHYAPRPAFDKAEPDAWRQAPRPTPVEDYSSQPYTTILHPSQPASVPSMPAPAAQPAHQGMPPATSTTVPRTLTAHDPISAAAAREKLQALIRSTRMDDLPNAPRRFNLPVERFAAAMQPGRWLELISRSGRVDYAKVVWLNERRTMALLLLAPGQRIMTREVASLVKRARQGRLYFVW; encoded by the coding sequence GTGTCCTCCAGCATCGATCCATCCCTGTATCCGCGACTGCATGAAACCATGGCAGATCGCTTCGGTACCGTGGTCTTCAAGCTCCTGCCCGACATTGCCGACGCGCTGCTGACGCACGCAGCCGACGGGCTGGACACCAACGTCGCGGCCAAGCTGACCGACACCGCACGACGGTTGCGGGAAGAAGCCGCCGTTCGGGCCGAGATCGCCCTTGAGAACTTCGTGGGCCTGGACCTGAACGGTCTGGCCGAAGAGTCCTCGCTGCCGTCCACCATCACCGACCTGGGCGTGCCCGAGCCTGCCAGCGATGTCGGCCTGCTGGAACAGATCCTGGCGCGCGAGCTGGCCAACGGCATGCGTTCGGCATTCGGGGGCTCCTACCTGTATTATCTGCGCCGCCTGGAGAGCCTGGCACAGATCCAGCTGCGTGACGACCAGCACCCGCTGGGAGCCCGCGCGCTGGCCATGGCCTTCATCCTCGCGCTGGAACCCTTCACCCACCTGCAGCCCATCTCGCTGCACCTGCGGCCCATCATCCTGTCGCAGGCTGTCTTCCCGCTGGCCCGGCTGCTGGCTGATTGCGATGCCGAGCTGCGCCGCAGCGGTGTGCTGGCAGCACAACAGGCCGCCAGTCTGCAGCTGTCCATGGGGGGGCAAAAGGGTGGGGAGCATCGGGAAGGCGCCCTTGTTTCGACTCAAACCCAACACGCAGAACCCTATACTGGTATCTTTCCAACCGAAGATCTCAGAAACAGCTTCGTCAAACACGCCTCTCACCAGGTACTGAACGACATTCGCGCCTCTGCCGTCATGGCCGCCAATCCCCTGTCGACCAGGCATCCCCGCCTGGCTGCCCACCGCAACGCAACGCGCCTCCCGCAAGTCGAGGAGATCGAGCGCGATGCCGTCGCGTTTGCGCAACAGCATCAGGTGGCCCCGTTCAGCCAGGAGGCCCGTACCCGCTTCTTCCAGAAGATCCGCCAGCAGATCATCGCGGCCGGGGGCGACACCGCGGTGCTGGCCGTCATCGATCTGGTGGGCACGCTGTTCGACTACGCCACCGCTGACAAGCGCCTGCCCGAGGGGGCACGCATCCTGCTCTGGCGCCTGCAGGTGCCCGCCATCACGCTGGCCAGCCTCGATGCCGGCTACCTCAGCGACGACTCCCGCTCGGTGCGCCGCCTCATCGAACAGCTGGCCGCCATTGCCGTCAGCTATCCGGATGAGATGCGGCCCGACAAGCCGCTCTACCAGCGCCTGCAGACCATCGTGCGTGCGGTCGAGATCGTGGCTCACGCCTTCCACATCCGCAGCCAGGTGCTCACGGCCCAGGTCGACCACGAGTACCAGCGCGCCACGGACGGCATGCGTCGACTGCTCTCGAGCCTGTCGCGTAGCCGTCGCAGCTCCACCCGCCAGCAGCGGCGCCAGCGCAATCGGCGCGACTTTGCCCATCGTCCGTCGGCGGCCCGCGAGAAGACCGTCTCCGAGGACATCCGCCGGTTGCTGGACCATCGCCTGGGCAGCAGCCGGGTGCCGGCCTCGGTGCGCACCTTCCTGTACGACGTGTGGCTGCGCCACCTGCGCACGGCCGTGCTGCGCGACGGCACCGACAGCCAGTCCTATCGTCTGGCCCTGAAAGTGGTGGACGATCTGCTCTGGACGCTGGGCCAGGAAGGCGCGGATCCCCATGCCCGTGCCGAGCTGGTGCAGAGCATCCCGCCGATGCTGAACATGCTCACCATCGGCATCCGCGAAGTGGGCGCACGGCCCGAGAGCTTCCGCACCTTCTTCGACGAGATCTTCATCATCCACCTGCGCCGCATGCAGGGCGAAGAAGGCTCGGCGGTCACCCTCATTGCACGCGAGGCCGAATCTCCCACGCCGGAGGTGGCACTGGCTTCAGGCGCGATGGACGCTTCCCAGGCGCACGCCCAGGCCGCTGGCACGGTTCAGGCGTCCGCCAACGTGGGGGCAGCGTCGGCTGGTGGCCAGGAGCGCGGGGCAGGGCATGTGGCAGTGCTGGATGCCCGGCAGGCCGAAACCGCCCGGCACCACTATGCCCCCCGGCCTGCCTTTGACAAGGCTGAGCCTGATGCCTGGCGCCAGGCACCGCGTCCCACGCCGGTCGAGGACTATTCCTCGCAACCGTACACGACCATCCTGCACCCGTCGCAGCCGGCTTCCGTGCCGTCCATGCCGGCGCCTGCTGCACAGCCGGCCCATCAGGGCATGCCGCCGGCAACCTCCACCACGGTGCCGCGGACCCTCACGGCGCATGACCCGATCAGTGCGGCGGCTGCCCGCGAAAAGCTTCAGGCCCTCATCCGCAGCACCCGCATGGATGACCTGCCCAACGCGCCGCGCCGTTTCAACCTGCCGGTCGAGCGCTTTGCCGCCGCCATGCAGCCGGGGCGGTGGCTGGAGCTGATCAGCCGCAGTGGCCGGGTGGACTACGCCAAGGTGGTGTGGCTGAATGAGCGTCGCACCATGGCGCTGCTCCTGCTGGCCCCGGGCCAGCGCATCATGACGCGCGAGGTTGCCTCGCTGGTCAAGCGGGCCCGTCAGGGGCGGCTGTACTTCGTCTGGTAA
- the pheS gene encoding phenylalanine--tRNA ligase subunit alpha, which yields MMNDLEKLVEEARARFDAVADEAGLADAKAAFLGKSGALTALLKGLASLTGAEKAERGKALNQVKQRIEAQLNARIEAIRAERLAQRLASERLDVSLPGRGAATGGLHPVTLTIERVEQIFRSIGFDVADGPEIEEDYFNFTALNIPPNHPARSMADTFYIERPAGSHADASVQPLVLRTHTSPMQVRYARMNQAPLKVIVPGKTYRVDSDATHSPMFHQVEGLWVDENISFADLKSVYTDFLHRFFERDDIDVRFRPSYFPFTEPSAEIDMRFADGPLKGRWLEVSGSGQVHPNVVRNLGLDPEKHIGFAFGSGIERLAMLRYGVDDLRLFYENDLRFLRQFA from the coding sequence ATGATGAATGATCTGGAGAAGCTGGTCGAAGAGGCCCGCGCCCGTTTTGACGCCGTGGCCGACGAGGCCGGGCTGGCAGATGCCAAGGCGGCCTTCCTGGGCAAGAGTGGTGCACTGACCGCGCTGCTCAAGGGACTGGCTTCGCTGACCGGAGCCGAGAAGGCCGAGCGTGGCAAGGCGCTCAACCAGGTCAAGCAGCGCATCGAGGCGCAGCTCAACGCCCGCATCGAGGCAATCCGTGCCGAACGGCTGGCCCAGCGGCTGGCTTCCGAGCGGCTGGACGTGTCGCTGCCTGGCCGGGGAGCGGCCACGGGTGGCCTGCATCCGGTCACGCTCACCATCGAGCGGGTCGAGCAGATCTTCCGCTCCATCGGTTTCGACGTGGCGGATGGTCCCGAGATCGAGGAAGACTACTTCAACTTCACGGCGCTCAACATTCCGCCCAATCACCCTGCGCGGTCGATGGCCGACACCTTCTACATCGAGCGGCCTGCGGGCAGCCACGCCGATGCCTCGGTCCAGCCGCTGGTACTGCGCACGCACACCAGCCCGATGCAGGTGCGCTATGCGCGGATGAACCAGGCGCCGCTGAAGGTCATCGTGCCGGGCAAGACGTACCGGGTGGATTCCGATGCCACGCACTCGCCCATGTTCCATCAGGTCGAAGGCCTGTGGGTGGACGAGAACATCAGCTTTGCCGACCTGAAGAGCGTCTATACCGACTTCCTGCATCGCTTCTTCGAGCGTGACGACATCGACGTGCGCTTCCGTCCGTCGTACTTCCCGTTCACCGAGCCCTCGGCCGAGATCGACATGCGCTTTGCCGACGGTCCGCTGAAGGGACGCTGGCTGGAGGTTTCCGGTTCGGGTCAGGTGCATCCCAACGTGGTGCGCAACCTGGGGCTGGATCCCGAGAAGCACATCGGCTTCGCGTTCGGGTCGGGCATCGAGCGGCTGGCCATGCTGCGCTATGGCGTCGATGACCTGCGCCTCTTCTACGAGAACGACCTGCGCTTCCTGCGACAGTTCGCCTGA
- the rpmI gene encoding 50S ribosomal protein L35 translates to MPKMKTKKSASKRFRVRPGGTVKRGQAYKRHILTKKTTKVKRHLRGAVDVHEADTRSIHAMMPYA, encoded by the coding sequence ATGCCCAAGATGAAAACCAAGAAGAGCGCGTCCAAGCGGTTTCGCGTTCGTCCGGGCGGTACCGTGAAGCGCGGTCAGGCCTACAAGCGTCACATCCTCACGAAGAAGACCACCAAGGTCAAACGCCACCTGCGTGGTGCGGTTGATGTCCATGAGGCAGATACCCGCAGCATCCACGCGATGATGCCCTACGCCTGA